In a single window of the Roseiconus lacunae genome:
- a CDS encoding glycosyltransferase 87 family protein has product MRWVTHHKPLAVLAVIAFLGLVAVTALRVVRQYQLPGPFDSSHQGMCDFHNGIYFPARALIAGVSPYGQGYADSYPVARQIPFFSPGILLLHTPLAMLPLHVAEVIYFVFSVALVIVIAMVSAAAAGKGGRVEWVASIAALLVASRGGHITLFDGYFTFELVLATLLAIHWADEKPGRAALALVIVSAKPTYIIPLGFLLLARGNLKALILGAATSVAIALAPFMYLAYHEGVRETGQVDLGAGVAKLLNDIATTQQVHMTMPDESPVHSWTRLDLLASVCKWTRSEPSQWTHLFVMFALLFWPMVAFVMRRRQQIDDGLGGATGAMILLAVLTSLYHQSYDAMLLVVPITAAIATPPGYWAATGMHLRWGIAALMLLPQFNLLSTQSLLTKLDLGPAAYAFATGLNGLAIAFALLLVCYRERSFAKSLRGKRFGEPKSPFAPRK; this is encoded by the coding sequence ATGCGTTGGGTCACGCATCACAAGCCGCTTGCCGTTCTGGCTGTGATCGCCTTCCTGGGGTTAGTGGCTGTGACCGCCCTCCGCGTTGTCAGGCAATACCAACTTCCCGGTCCTTTTGATTCATCGCATCAAGGGATGTGTGACTTTCACAACGGGATCTATTTTCCGGCGCGAGCTTTGATCGCCGGGGTCAGCCCGTACGGACAAGGCTACGCCGACAGCTATCCCGTTGCTCGTCAAATCCCGTTCTTCTCGCCGGGGATATTGCTACTGCACACACCGCTGGCGATGTTGCCCCTTCATGTCGCCGAAGTCATTTACTTTGTCTTTAGCGTCGCTTTAGTGATCGTGATCGCCATGGTCTCGGCGGCCGCAGCCGGCAAAGGCGGCCGAGTCGAATGGGTGGCTTCGATCGCCGCATTGCTCGTCGCCTCACGTGGCGGTCACATCACATTGTTCGACGGCTATTTCACGTTTGAGTTGGTTCTCGCGACGCTACTGGCAATCCATTGGGCGGATGAAAAACCGGGCCGAGCGGCACTCGCCTTGGTGATCGTGTCCGCAAAGCCGACGTACATCATTCCACTCGGATTCTTGTTGCTCGCCCGAGGAAACTTGAAAGCACTGATATTAGGCGCCGCAACCAGTGTGGCGATCGCGCTGGCGCCGTTTATGTATCTGGCCTATCACGAAGGCGTGCGAGAAACCGGCCAGGTGGATTTGGGGGCCGGTGTGGCAAAGTTGCTCAATGACATCGCGACGACCCAGCAAGTGCACATGACGATGCCGGACGAGTCTCCGGTGCACTCTTGGACGCGGCTAGATTTGTTGGCGTCGGTGTGCAAGTGGACGCGGTCGGAACCGAGCCAGTGGACTCACTTGTTCGTGATGTTTGCGCTGTTGTTTTGGCCGATGGTTGCTTTCGTTATGCGGCGTCGCCAGCAGATCGACGATGGACTTGGCGGTGCGACGGGGGCGATGATTCTGTTGGCCGTGCTCACCAGTCTTTATCATCAGTCCTATGACGCGATGTTGTTGGTCGTTCCGATCACCGCCGCGATCGCCACGCCACCAGGATACTGGGCTGCGACCGGGATGCATTTGCGTTGGGGGATAGCAGCATTGATGTTGTTGCCACAATTCAATTTGCTATCCACGCAAAGCTTGCTCACAAAGCTAGATCTAGGACCAGCGGCCTACGCTTTCGCCACCGGCTTGAACGGTTTGGCGATTGCCTTCGCGTTATTACTTGTTTGCTACAGGGAACGTTCTTTCGCAAAATCGCTGCGCGGCAAGAGGTTTGGCGAACCAAAGTCGCCTTTCGCTCCGCGAAAGTAG
- a CDS encoding transposase, with protein sequence MLRRPVLAKIVADSLLYFDGVRYRMGDFVVMPNHVHLMASFASEDSMGAQCDSWLHFTAMKINSHLGQKGKFWQQEPFDHLVRSPEQYQYLRRYIRDNGAKAKLQKDEFLYRRYEP encoded by the coding sequence GTGCTTCGCCGTCCGGTTCTTGCCAAAATCGTAGCGGACTCGTTGCTCTATTTTGACGGAGTCCGGTATCGCATGGGGGACTTTGTTGTGATGCCCAACCATGTTCACCTAATGGCAAGCTTTGCATCGGAAGATTCGATGGGTGCCCAGTGTGACTCCTGGTTGCACTTCACCGCGATGAAAATTAATTCGCATCTTGGTCAGAAAGGGAAGTTTTGGCAACAAGAGCCTTTTGATCATTTGGTCCGTAGTCCGGAGCAGTATCAATACTTGAGACGATACATCCGCGACAACGGGGCGAAAGCGAAGTTACAGAAAGACGAGTTCCTCTATCGGCGTTACGAGCCATAG
- a CDS encoding glycosyltransferase produces the protein MADPVLSSTEKHTPTLASSVAAATEVRSERFRPAKAILALPAYNEEEALPELLERVGEAFADSHIPYEVVVVDDGSSDSTAQIVSQMSFQMPIHLIQHSENQGLGPTIRDALKEAVDRAGERDIIVTMDADNTHPPGLIDRMVQMIHEGCDVVIASRFESGGIAVGVPIERHFLSVAARVLFTCLFPTRGVRDYTSGYRAYRASVIRQGFSDHGDDFVSERGFSCMADILLKLRKQGVLFGEAPLRLRYDHKGGASKMQVFKTIGLTLKLLMRHRLGGR, from the coding sequence ATGGCCGATCCAGTTCTTTCTTCAACCGAAAAGCACACGCCCACACTTGCGTCGAGTGTCGCCGCGGCGACCGAAGTTCGCAGCGAAAGATTTCGTCCGGCGAAAGCAATTCTTGCGCTACCCGCTTACAACGAAGAAGAAGCGTTACCGGAATTGCTCGAACGCGTCGGTGAAGCGTTTGCCGACAGTCACATCCCCTACGAAGTCGTTGTCGTCGATGATGGAAGCAGCGACAGCACGGCGCAGATCGTGTCGCAAATGTCGTTTCAAATGCCGATCCATTTGATCCAGCATTCGGAGAACCAGGGACTTGGGCCAACCATCCGTGACGCCTTGAAAGAGGCGGTCGATCGTGCCGGCGAGCGCGACATCATCGTGACCATGGATGCCGACAACACGCACCCACCCGGGCTGATCGATCGCATGGTGCAAATGATTCACGAAGGTTGCGATGTGGTCATTGCGTCACGTTTCGAGTCGGGTGGCATTGCGGTAGGCGTACCGATCGAACGACATTTTCTTTCCGTCGCGGCGCGGGTGTTGTTTACCTGTTTGTTTCCGACTCGCGGGGTCCGTGATTATACATCGGGATACCGGGCGTATCGCGCATCGGTCATTCGCCAGGGGTTCTCCGATCATGGCGACGACTTTGTCAGCGAACGGGGATTCTCTTGCATGGCCGACATCCTGCTGAAACTTCGCAAGCAAGGCGTGCTGTTCGGCGAAGCCCCGTTGCGGTTGCGGTATGACCACAAAGGGGGCGCCAGCAAGATGCAGGTCTTTAAAACGATCGGGCTCACCTTGAAGCTATTGATGCGTCACCGTTTGGGAGGCCGCTAA
- a CDS encoding NAD(P)/FAD-dependent oxidoreductase, which yields MVDEANSSPPKRRWLVIGAGVMGLKVADELIAKGQDVTIAEAAPTVGGLTSAWKLGDVTWDRFYHVTLLSDSVLREKLRDLDLEDEIRWVETKTGFYAGGELLSMSNTLEFLRFKPLSLFQRLRLGGTIFLASKIRDFRSMERQSVEAWLRRWSGRGAFEKVWLPLLKAKLGDAYQKTSAAFIWAHTQRMYKARRSGAKKEMFGYVPGGYARILETWTEQLASKGMRLLLGHSVREIRKLDNDTDGSRQIEVDFHDASSQIYDCVISTIASPLIARQCVDLTEQEKQQHRSITYLGVVCASLLLKKPISEYYVTNITDTWVPLTGIIEMSTIVDPERELGGHHLVYLPKYMTDDHPDLAEPDDDYRERCLQTLEKMYDHFSRDDVLEFKVARAKYVAALSTVDYSTRLPPVVTSVPGLYALNSAHILEGNLNVNETLHLGATKFHGEVWPDFVATKH from the coding sequence GTGGTCGACGAAGCCAATTCATCGCCGCCGAAACGACGTTGGCTGGTGATCGGTGCGGGCGTCATGGGCTTGAAAGTCGCCGACGAGTTGATCGCGAAGGGACAGGACGTGACGATTGCCGAAGCGGCGCCGACCGTCGGCGGATTGACCAGCGCGTGGAAGCTGGGCGATGTCACTTGGGATCGCTTTTATCACGTCACACTACTAAGCGATTCGGTGCTACGCGAAAAGCTACGCGACCTCGATCTTGAAGATGAGATCCGCTGGGTCGAGACGAAGACTGGCTTCTATGCCGGCGGCGAGCTGTTATCGATGAGCAACACGCTTGAGTTCCTGCGTTTCAAGCCACTCTCACTCTTTCAACGCTTGCGCCTTGGCGGGACCATCTTCTTGGCGTCCAAAATCCGTGACTTTCGATCGATGGAACGGCAATCCGTGGAAGCTTGGTTACGGCGATGGTCGGGACGAGGGGCGTTTGAAAAGGTCTGGCTGCCATTGCTGAAGGCAAAACTTGGCGATGCCTATCAAAAGACATCGGCCGCGTTCATTTGGGCGCACACCCAGCGGATGTACAAGGCACGTCGTAGCGGCGCAAAAAAAGAGATGTTTGGTTACGTTCCCGGTGGTTACGCTCGCATCCTCGAAACCTGGACCGAGCAACTGGCATCCAAAGGGATGCGTTTGTTGCTCGGTCATTCCGTTCGCGAAATTCGAAAGCTGGACAATGACACGGATGGATCGCGTCAGATTGAAGTCGACTTTCATGACGCATCATCGCAGATCTACGACTGCGTCATTTCGACGATCGCGTCTCCGTTGATCGCCAGACAATGCGTCGATTTGACGGAGCAAGAAAAGCAGCAACACCGATCGATCACCTACCTCGGCGTTGTCTGTGCTTCGCTACTGCTGAAAAAACCAATCAGTGAGTACTACGTCACGAACATCACCGATACCTGGGTGCCGCTAACGGGGATCATCGAGATGTCGACGATCGTTGATCCGGAACGCGAGCTGGGCGGCCATCATCTCGTTTATCTGCCAAAGTACATGACCGACGATCATCCGGATTTGGCAGAACCCGACGACGACTATCGCGAGCGGTGTTTGCAGACACTCGAGAAAATGTACGATCATTTTTCCCGTGACGATGTCCTGGAGTTCAAGGTCGCACGGGCAAAGTATGTCGCCGCGCTTTCGACCGTTGACTACAGCACTCGTCTGCCACCGGTCGTCACGAGTGTGCCAGGGTTATACGCGCTAAATTCGGCGCATATCTTGGAAGGCAACTTGAATGTGAATGAGACGTTGCACCTAGGAGCGACCAAGTTTCATGGCGAGGTCTGGCCGGACTTCGTGGCGACGAAGCATTAA
- the trpC gene encoding indole-3-glycerol phosphate synthase TrpC has translation MTILDDILEKTQLTIQRDSAAVSVDDLEAQIRDLPPCRDFHGALAAGDQVNVIAEVKRASPSAGLIRDDFDPVEIAKGYVAGGASCISVLTDEPFFQGSLDYLRQVRAAVDVPLLRKDFIVDRYQLLQARAAGADCVLLIAECLDASQLIELHQAAVALGMQTLIELFEPENLGAVLATGTKLIGINNRNLRTFVTTLQHTLDLCPKIPADRLIVGESGIRTHDDLLHLATGGVKAVLVGESLMRQPDVTLAVKQLLGRDRQQSESTQVSSGSDAS, from the coding sequence ATGACCATCCTTGACGACATCTTGGAAAAGACTCAGTTGACGATTCAGCGGGATTCCGCTGCCGTCTCGGTCGATGACTTGGAAGCTCAAATCCGAGACCTGCCGCCCTGTCGTGATTTTCACGGCGCGCTCGCTGCTGGAGACCAGGTCAACGTGATCGCCGAAGTCAAACGCGCGAGCCCTTCGGCGGGACTGATCCGCGATGACTTTGATCCCGTCGAGATCGCCAAGGGGTATGTTGCCGGCGGAGCATCGTGTATCAGCGTTTTGACCGACGAACCATTTTTCCAAGGTTCCCTCGATTATTTGCGCCAAGTTCGCGCGGCCGTTGATGTGCCGTTGCTTCGCAAAGACTTCATCGTCGATCGTTATCAGTTGCTGCAAGCTCGCGCCGCAGGTGCGGACTGTGTGTTGTTGATTGCAGAATGTTTGGATGCGTCCCAATTGATCGAATTGCATCAAGCGGCGGTCGCACTGGGGATGCAAACCCTGATCGAGTTGTTCGAGCCGGAAAACCTGGGTGCCGTGCTGGCAACGGGCACCAAGTTGATTGGGATCAACAATCGGAACCTGCGGACGTTTGTCACCACGCTGCAGCACACGCTTGACCTGTGTCCCAAGATTCCGGCTGACCGTTTGATCGTCGGTGAAAGTGGCATTCGGACCCACGATGATTTGTTGCACCTTGCGACCGGTGGCGTGAAAGCCGTTTTGGTCGGTGAATCGCTGATGCGTCAGCCCGATGTAACCCTCGCGGTGAAGCAGTTGCTCGGACGCGATCGCCAACAGTCTGAAAGTACGCAAGTTTCGTCCGGTTCGGACGCGTCCTAA
- a CDS encoding sigma-70 family RNA polymerase sigma factor, with amino-acid sequence MTNPETRPSLIVRLPDHSDQAAWWSFVELYEPFLRHFARRRGVPESHLNDAIQQILLAIAKSVEKFVDDGKAASFRRWMATVARHEVMKYMTKIRRHVAPTGGSESLRGLESVADDSELSDQYEHELIVWAATKIRDEFSESSWQAFWQTVICQRPVDDVARELKLSRGAIYMARARILKRIRGQVEEVMQ; translated from the coding sequence ATGACAAATCCAGAAACACGACCGAGTTTGATCGTTCGCTTGCCGGACCACTCTGACCAGGCTGCTTGGTGGTCATTTGTTGAACTGTATGAGCCGTTTTTGCGGCATTTTGCCCGTCGCCGCGGGGTTCCAGAATCACATTTGAACGACGCGATTCAGCAGATTTTGCTTGCCATCGCCAAGTCGGTCGAAAAATTTGTTGACGATGGTAAGGCGGCTTCCTTTCGTCGCTGGATGGCAACGGTGGCTCGGCATGAAGTCATGAAGTACATGACCAAGATTCGCCGGCATGTCGCCCCGACCGGTGGAAGCGAATCACTGCGCGGCTTGGAATCGGTTGCCGATGATTCTGAGTTATCCGACCAATACGAACATGAATTGATCGTTTGGGCGGCCACAAAAATTCGTGATGAGTTTTCTGAATCATCGTGGCAAGCGTTTTGGCAGACGGTGATTTGTCAGCGTCCGGTCGATGACGTTGCCCGCGAGTTGAAACTCAGCCGCGGCGCGATCTACATGGCTCGGGCAAGAATCTTGAAGCGAATCCGAGGCCAGGTCGAAGAGGTGATGCAATGA
- a CDS encoding serine/threonine-protein kinase, with product MKSPASDQRRHPSEAELLSCMDGSSDARSQRAVIEHLDHCESCQRRIESLSSQDQSSLRIVSALQAETRAVTSSKSDAGTFNHETSLNDFAVNFLQPSCRGDALGAIGDFDVLSVIGVGGMGVVLKGFDAELNRPVAIKVMSPHLAAMGVARQRFLREAQATAAIVHPNVMPVLSVSESTSSLPFLVMPYVVCHSLQQRIDAEGALPTIDVLRIGTQVAAALAAAHAQGLVHRDVKPANILLERGVDRAMLTDFGLARAADDVSVTRSGFIAGTPQFMSPEQARGEAIDQRSDLFSLGSVIYTMAVGQPPFRSETSYGVLRKIIESEPKSLREANPDVPEWLETLTFKLLSKESMQRFRSAAEVQSMLESCLAHVQQPTVGKLPESLRMKKRTRSRLLFVFGSALLLFWGITMGAFLLYAMAHEDPQQNAVKVTREDVGLEAEISDPLGDSIDQLEIEVNAFRRELEQEGTDQWWFSETQPDNQL from the coding sequence ATGAAATCGCCCGCTTCCGATCAACGTCGACATCCCTCCGAAGCAGAGCTACTGTCCTGCATGGATGGCAGCAGCGACGCACGTTCCCAGCGAGCCGTGATCGAACATCTCGATCATTGCGAAAGTTGCCAAAGGCGAATCGAATCGTTGTCCAGTCAGGACCAATCTTCGCTAAGGATCGTTTCGGCGCTTCAGGCGGAAACCCGCGCGGTGACTTCGTCAAAGTCGGATGCCGGAACGTTCAATCATGAAACGTCGCTGAATGATTTCGCAGTGAATTTTTTGCAGCCGTCTTGCCGCGGGGATGCACTCGGAGCCATCGGCGACTTTGATGTCCTGTCGGTGATCGGTGTCGGCGGAATGGGGGTGGTACTCAAAGGTTTTGACGCGGAATTGAATCGTCCCGTCGCGATCAAGGTCATGTCGCCGCACTTAGCGGCAATGGGTGTTGCCCGGCAGCGTTTTTTGCGTGAAGCCCAGGCGACCGCGGCGATCGTTCATCCAAACGTGATGCCGGTGTTGTCAGTTTCAGAATCAACGTCGTCGCTACCGTTTTTGGTGATGCCGTACGTCGTTTGTCATTCGCTACAGCAGCGAATTGACGCCGAGGGGGCGTTGCCAACGATCGATGTCTTGCGGATCGGAACACAAGTCGCCGCGGCGCTCGCCGCGGCACATGCCCAGGGACTGGTGCATCGCGATGTCAAACCGGCCAATATCTTGCTGGAACGCGGGGTCGATCGCGCGATGTTGACCGACTTTGGTTTGGCCCGAGCGGCCGACGATGTTTCGGTCACCCGATCAGGATTCATCGCCGGGACTCCCCAGTTCATGTCGCCCGAGCAAGCACGCGGCGAAGCGATCGATCAACGCAGCGATCTTTTCAGCCTCGGTTCGGTGATTTACACGATGGCCGTAGGGCAACCGCCATTCCGTTCGGAAACTAGCTACGGCGTGCTGCGAAAGATTATCGAGTCGGAACCGAAGTCACTTCGCGAAGCCAACCCCGACGTTCCCGAGTGGCTTGAAACGCTGACGTTCAAGTTGCTTTCCAAGGAATCAATGCAGCGATTCAGGTCAGCCGCCGAAGTCCAGTCGATGCTCGAGTCTTGCTTGGCTCACGTCCAACAACCGACCGTTGGCAAACTACCGGAGTCACTAAGGATGAAGAAACGAACCCGATCACGTTTGTTGTTTGTCTTCGGTAGCGCGTTACTGCTGTTTTGGGGAATCACGATGGGGGCATTCTTGCTGTACGCGATGGCTCACGAGGACCCTCAGCAAAACGCGGTAAAGGTGACACGCGAAGACGTTGGCTTGGAGGCGGAAATCTCCGATCCTCTCGGCGACTCGATCGATCAACTGGAAATCGAAGTCAACGCGTTCCGCCGTGAACTCGAACAAGAGGGGACGGATCAATGGTGGTTTTCGGAGACGCAGCCGGACAACCAATTGTGA
- a CDS encoding RluA family pseudouridine synthase: protein MNVLFEDNHLLVVDKPAGMATMGAEDDQETVHRWGCQYIKRKYNKPGNVFLGIVSRLDRLTTGVLVLARTSKAASRLTIQFGGPGKSKKVTGKAEKTYFAVLSGKLSHDTSFGHQGALRDSVYKDDAAHRMRVDRHQRQDAQAAELRYVVLAESQQHTLVAVRLVTGRKHQIRLQFADRGHPVVGDKKYGSAESFGGGIALHSWCLQIDHPTKGDRLEFTARPPASWGEHFPWLPPLSTIDAAVSEGLAGQKE, encoded by the coding sequence ATGAATGTTCTCTTCGAAGACAATCATTTATTGGTCGTCGACAAGCCGGCGGGCATGGCGACGATGGGCGCCGAGGATGATCAGGAGACGGTTCATCGTTGGGGATGCCAATACATCAAACGCAAGTACAACAAACCCGGCAACGTGTTCTTGGGAATCGTCAGTCGGCTCGACCGATTGACCACCGGTGTGTTGGTGCTCGCGCGAACCAGCAAAGCCGCCTCTCGGTTAACGATTCAGTTCGGTGGACCTGGGAAAAGTAAGAAGGTCACTGGCAAGGCCGAGAAGACGTATTTTGCCGTGCTGTCCGGAAAGCTTTCGCATGACACATCGTTTGGACATCAGGGTGCGTTACGTGACAGCGTTTACAAGGACGACGCGGCACATCGGATGCGTGTCGATCGCCATCAAAGGCAAGATGCCCAAGCGGCTGAACTGCGTTATGTGGTTTTAGCCGAATCGCAACAGCACACGCTGGTCGCCGTTCGGCTGGTGACCGGACGCAAGCATCAAATTCGATTGCAATTCGCCGACCGTGGACACCCCGTTGTCGGCGACAAAAAGTATGGAAGTGCTGAAAGCTTTGGAGGCGGGATTGCGCTTCACAGTTGGTGTTTGCAGATCGATCACCCGACGAAGGGAGATCGCTTAGAATTTACCGCTAGACCTCCGGCAAGCTGGGGCGAACACTTTCCTTGGTTGCCCCCACTGTCTACGATCGATGCAGCGGTCAGCGAAGGGCTTGCAGGTCAAAAGGAGTAG
- the purH gene encoding bifunctional phosphoribosylaminoimidazolecarboxamide formyltransferase/IMP cyclohydrolase: MSNVTPVRNALISVSDKLGLADLAAGLQRAGVKIYSTGGTRRHLEQSGIEVLDVAEYTGFPEMLDGRVKTLHPKVFGGILARRDRDDHLESIKEHGIATFDLVVVNLYPFAATASRPGAKFEECVEQIDIGGPSLVRAAAKNHQDVAVATSPEQYGELLEQLDAGGTTLELRKQLAADAFDHTAAYDRAIADYMRGDKIAGEFPSAMHLSLRRKTQLRYGENPHQRAAVYADPAVRSANLVSARQISGKELSYNNLLDLDSALEIVRGLATPAVSVMKHNNPCGAATDANLATACKKALEGDPLSAFGSVLGINKTVDVETAEVLCQPGLFIEAIVAPDFEAGAVGMLTTRPRWRENVRLMQVGILDDPPPSVSRRFISGGMLVQDSDRMTSPRLQWETVTDTEVDDALWDDIAFAWEMVRHVKSNAIVLAADTSLIGVGAGQMSRVDSVEIAIDKAGDRAKGAVLASDAFFPFPDSIEAAAEAGIVAVIQPGGSRRDEEVIEACDKHDIAMIFTGRRHFKH; encoded by the coding sequence GTGTCAAACGTCACTCCGGTTCGCAATGCCTTGATCAGCGTTAGCGACAAATTGGGCCTCGCCGACCTCGCAGCCGGATTACAACGAGCGGGGGTGAAAATCTACAGCACCGGCGGAACCCGCCGACACCTCGAACAGTCTGGGATCGAAGTCCTGGACGTGGCCGAATACACCGGTTTCCCGGAAATGCTTGACGGTCGTGTGAAGACACTTCATCCCAAGGTCTTTGGCGGAATTCTGGCCCGTCGTGATCGCGATGATCATCTCGAGTCGATCAAGGAGCACGGGATCGCCACCTTCGATCTGGTGGTCGTTAACCTGTACCCCTTCGCGGCAACCGCTTCACGACCGGGCGCAAAATTCGAAGAGTGTGTCGAACAGATTGACATCGGCGGACCGAGCTTGGTTCGTGCGGCCGCGAAAAACCACCAAGACGTCGCCGTGGCGACCAGTCCCGAACAATACGGCGAACTCCTCGAACAGCTCGACGCCGGCGGAACGACCCTCGAACTGCGGAAGCAACTCGCCGCCGACGCCTTTGATCACACCGCGGCCTATGATCGAGCGATCGCCGATTACATGCGTGGCGATAAGATCGCCGGCGAGTTTCCTTCGGCGATGCACCTCTCGCTTCGCAGAAAGACTCAATTGCGTTACGGCGAGAACCCTCACCAGCGAGCCGCCGTGTATGCCGACCCAGCCGTTCGCAGCGCGAATTTGGTTTCGGCGCGTCAGATCAGTGGCAAGGAATTGTCGTACAACAATTTGTTGGATCTCGATTCGGCCTTGGAAATCGTCCGCGGTTTGGCGACGCCGGCTGTGTCGGTGATGAAGCACAACAATCCTTGTGGCGCGGCGACCGATGCCAACTTGGCGACCGCGTGCAAGAAAGCACTCGAAGGCGACCCGCTGAGTGCGTTTGGATCGGTCTTGGGGATCAACAAAACCGTCGATGTCGAAACCGCCGAAGTGCTCTGCCAGCCGGGGCTGTTTATCGAAGCGATCGTCGCGCCTGATTTCGAAGCCGGCGCGGTTGGGATGTTGACGACGCGCCCACGCTGGCGGGAGAACGTACGACTGATGCAAGTCGGTATCCTTGATGACCCACCGCCATCGGTCAGCCGTCGTTTCATCAGCGGCGGCATGTTGGTTCAGGATTCCGATCGGATGACCAGTCCACGGTTGCAGTGGGAAACGGTCACGGACACCGAAGTCGATGACGCCTTGTGGGATGACATCGCGTTCGCTTGGGAAATGGTGCGGCACGTCAAGAGCAACGCGATCGTGTTAGCCGCCGATACGTCGTTGATCGGAGTCGGTGCCGGACAGATGAGCCGGGTTGATAGTGTTGAAATCGCAATCGACAAAGCCGGCGATCGGGCGAAGGGTGCCGTTCTCGCCTCGGATGCGTTTTTCCCATTCCCCGATTCGATCGAAGCGGCGGCCGAAGCGGGCATCGTCGCCGTCATCCAACCCGGCGGATCGCGACGTGACGAAGAAGTCATCGAAGCGTGTGATAAACATGACATCGCGATGATTTTCACCGGTCGTCGACACTTCAAACATTGA
- a CDS encoding molybdopterin-binding protein, producing MSVKNLRAEVISIGDEMTSGARLDTNAQWLSRRLGELGIEVEFHTTVGDTLQHNIDVFRIAARRADVVVATGGLGPTRDDLTRQAIAAAAEVPLEFRASALEHIEKLFSKRNREMPERNKIQAMFPVGSEQVFNPQGTAPGIDLEIISPDHRCRVFALPGVPAEMVRMFDDTVAPRLLSMTGGQANHIEHHVMKFFGIGESDMEQRLGEMIARDRTPRVGITVSAATISLRITAIDSSRQACLDQIESTRHEILSRVGELHFGDGEEFEQFHAVDRQLRERGESLVTAEFGRAALLGDWFASLGETPGYRGGVSFADIDALTELLLAGQDQPLETLRERFKASWLLAVDGYPSLEGTSDAPLPAAEVDLIVIDPSGKRSVTTSRIGGHPSIIQARIAKAALAWLRHVLNEQTDSAIS from the coding sequence ATGTCCGTTAAAAACCTTCGCGCCGAAGTGATCTCGATCGGCGATGAAATGACCAGCGGCGCCCGGCTGGACACCAACGCGCAGTGGCTCAGCCGCCGCCTCGGTGAACTGGGCATCGAAGTTGAATTTCACACCACCGTCGGCGACACGCTACAGCACAATATCGATGTGTTTCGCATCGCCGCCCGACGCGCAGATGTTGTCGTTGCCACGGGGGGACTCGGGCCGACACGTGATGATTTGACACGACAAGCGATCGCCGCGGCGGCCGAAGTGCCCTTGGAATTCCGAGCTTCGGCGCTTGAACACATCGAGAAGCTGTTTTCCAAACGCAATCGCGAGATGCCTGAACGGAACAAAATTCAGGCGATGTTCCCGGTCGGTAGCGAGCAGGTGTTCAACCCGCAGGGAACGGCCCCCGGGATCGATCTCGAGATCATCTCTCCAGACCATCGCTGCCGGGTATTTGCCCTACCCGGCGTTCCTGCGGAAATGGTGCGGATGTTTGATGACACCGTCGCGCCACGCTTGCTTTCGATGACCGGTGGTCAAGCCAACCACATTGAACACCACGTCATGAAGTTCTTTGGGATCGGCGAAAGCGATATGGAGCAGCGTTTGGGCGAAATGATCGCACGAGATCGGACGCCGCGTGTCGGAATCACCGTTAGCGCCGCAACGATCTCGCTGCGGATCACCGCGATCGATTCGTCGCGTCAAGCGTGCCTTGATCAAATCGAATCGACTCGCCATGAGATCCTTTCGCGGGTCGGTGAGTTGCACTTCGGTGACGGTGAAGAATTCGAACAATTTCATGCCGTCGATCGACAACTACGAGAACGCGGCGAAAGTTTGGTCACGGCGGAATTTGGTCGTGCGGCATTGTTGGGGGACTGGTTCGCATCCCTTGGCGAGACGCCGGGGTATCGAGGCGGGGTGAGCTTTGCCGACATCGATGCGTTGACTGAATTGTTGTTGGCCGGTCAGGATCAGCCCTTGGAGACTTTGCGAGAGCGTTTCAAGGCGTCGTGGTTGCTTGCCGTCGACGGATATCCATCGCTCGAGGGGACCAGTGATGCGCCCCTACCGGCGGCCGAAGTTGACTTGATTGTGATCGACCCATCGGGGAAGCGATCGGTGACGACCAGCCGGATCGGAGGGCATCCGTCGATCATCCAAGCTCGTATCGCCAAGGCCGCGCTTGCTTGGCTGAGGCATGTTCTGAACGAGCAAACCGACTCGGCGATATCATGA